A region of the Theileria equi strain WA chromosome 4 map unlocalized gcontig_1105316255039, whole genome shotgun sequence genome:
GCGAGATACATACAAAACCACCTGTAAAGCGAGTTTAAAGAGCCAAAAACTTACAGTAGCCATAAAAAGAAAACTCCCAGTGGCACCAGTAGCAACACATACCTGCGAAATTAGTGTAAAATGTGTGACTCGTCAACTTACGATACGAAATCCTTTCTCTCGTTCGGGTTAACTTTTGGCATAAGCGTTACGAGCAAAACTACGCACAATAAAGCGCCCAGAAGGAAATATATCGAGCTACCAACCAGAATCACCTTAGAGTGGATCATTTTGCCTAATTAAATCTGTATCCATCAAAAAGCAGACACCACAAATATATATAAACATGTTTTAACCAATACACATTAGCAGCGGTGCCAAGTTGGTAATATGGTACATGAGAAACGCCGAGCCCTATAACTCAGCTGGAATTAGCCGACAGACACTCCTCACAATAATGAAGTAGTCTCGCTCTCGCTCTACTCCATATAGTTTGTAGCTTGTAGCTGGTGCGCCTCCGAGTGTGTTACCGGTACAGAGAAGGCGGGGTCCAGGTGATTTCCCAGTTGCGAAATGTGAATATTTAGTTGCCTGTGTATGAAGgataaaatgtgtaggcACAGTGTACGAACCTTGAGTATATCCAGTTGAGAAACTGTCTCCAGTTCTCAAAATCATTCCTAAAAGCATATGTGTGTGTGAAAATAGTCTTACGAGAGTGTAAATAGGTCCCCGATTATAATTAGACCTCGTCTAGCCCTGGTAAGCATAACGTTCATGCGTCTTGGGTCTCTGAGGAATCCAATGTCCTTGTTCAAGTTTGATCGCACTGCGCTAAAGATAATAAGGTCCTTTTCCTTTCCCTGAAACCCATCCACGCTGTCAATGCTGATAGCTTTGGCATTTATACCCTATAAAATGTTGTAAGGTTAACAATTTGTGAAACCTGAATGAGATTAACTTGATTCTGCAGAACATTTTTCTGGGCATCGTATGGCGTAAGTATTCCAATTTGTCTCTCTTCTATGTCTCCAGCAGCCAAAAATGACCTCAATATGGAGATTACACAATTTACCTCAACTTGGTTGTATTTAGATGTCCCATACGGTGTTTCAAAATTGTTGTATGGAGTACCCGTACTTATATCCACAAAACACAAATTGTATCCAGCAACAGGCCACTTAAATCCAGCTATTTGTGGGCGGTTGATATCATCCACGTCTTCATTTTGAAGCATACCATTGTAAAAATGAAGGTTGGAGAATTCAGCAATTGTTGGATGCATGCGTCGTTGTGAATTTAAAAGACAAATAGGTACCACATTCTCATCAACCAAACGCTCCAAAAGAGATTTGCTTAGACCAGATCTAGCGACCGTATTTGAAATGATTGTAGGTCGAAGTTGTTTATGATCACCAATTAAAACGAGGGATTTACATCCCCTGCCAATCGAAACCAAGTTCGCAGGTTCTATAAGAGAAAGATGAGAATGAATCATACATACCTATAGACTGTGCGCATTCATCCACAATTACAAATGAAAATTGGAGGTTATCCAATAGATCACTTCCAGATCCTATACACGTTGCAATGATTATCTTGTTGTTCTTAATAGCTTCCATAAACAAAACAGTTCTCAGCGAATTCGCTTCCTTGTATTTATGTTTGCTTTTAAGATATAGATATGCTTGGTATCGTGATAAATCCTTTATACCTTCCTCCTGAAGATCATACTCAGAACCTGATCCAATACGCAATGCGGGAATACCACAGGCTGAAAGAGCTTCAATAAGAGTATCAGCTGCGACATTTGAATCTGATACCGCCAAAATACGTTCTTGTGGATGTAATCTTCTCCAAGAATCGATAATGGCACATGCTACATGTGTTTTACCAGTTCCTGGAGGACCTTGAATAAGAGTTATATTATTATTAACTGCAGAAAGACAAGCTTCGGTTTGAGATGGCGTCAAAGAAAGAGGTGTTGGTAGAGAATATAATTTAGTATCTTCAAATGTTCGATAGCTTGCCTTGTGTAATAAAATGTCACGAATCTCGTAGGTATAAGTATACGCTCGTGTAGAGGTAATCGGAATTATAGAGTGGGATAAAGACAAGAGAGCACCCATCATGCGATTATAAGATATCGTTTGAGTTATGTCCACTACTCCATAATTTTCGCTGCTAAAGCACTCATCACCATCAGAATATATCAACTTATTAACaaatttcatcttcaagtCAATAGACCTATTTTCTACTTTGGCCTTTGTTACCGTTGCAAAGAAACCCTGTTCCCATGATTTGCCTGTTATTATGTTACCATCCAATGGAATTACAACCACTATGTTTCCCTCTCTAAGTGGATCGGATGCAAAATAATCCGGTGTAATAGGACCATTAAATGCCAAATGTGGCAATACTATCCTCGTTTTACGTAAATTTAGGATTTTATTAGAATATTGGTAGTAGTTTTTTTTCATCAGTAATGTACTAGATACGATTGCGTTCAATTCCATTGTTATCATTAAACTAAAGCGCTGATAATATTCTCTAGCGTCTAAGGAATAAAAATACCGAGGATCTAGTTTTAAAGTCTTTATGGAATCAAATAGATGTTTGACGAAATCATCATCTGTGAGCATTATCGCTTTGGAGAGCATAGTTGTCCAAATATCAGTTGGAATTACACCTTCAATCTGTTTAAGCTCAGAATCGTTACAAGATCCAGACTTCAATGCATTAATTAAAGGAGTAATCAACGTCTTGTCTTGTCTCTTCATAATATCCTCCCAGAGTGGTGGAAAAAACAACCTCCATGCACTAGAATTTGAATTCTCAATTAGCTCAGATGCCATTTCCACAGCCTTTTTAATGTTGCGTTTTATCATATCTCTAATTTCTGTAGCCacttttgtttcttttggTGTAACATTTTCAATAATACCAACTTCAACAAGCATATTTTTGCCAGCATTCGCTCTAGCAACAGCTTTGCTGAGCCCTTGTCCATATGCAACCTTGGTAATGGGCTTTCCATCATCGCCTGTCCATGACCAAGTTAAAGTAGCATCAAAAATTTTCCCTGATACAgttattttttctttttgaTCTATTTTTAATCTAGAACCTATTGAATACCGTAGTTCATTTATTTTTCCAACATCACTTTTGCTCAATTCATTTGTTGTATCAATCTGCATTTGCGATGGTGTTTGTTCATGCTTATTCGGTTCAAGATTCTTCAAGTTGTAGGTTTCGAGTAGCATGGCCTGACTTGCATAGAGTTCAGCCTCTTTTTCGGTCGTTCCAGACCCCTGGGCATTATAAAAACTACCATCTTTTTCCCAGACCAATTTACAAACATGTTCACTCCCATTATATGACTTCTTAATGTCTATCTGTTTCAGTCCTGAGAGGTTTTTGTGAATAGAAACGATCCATTTTGTGATGGCTGAGATTTCCTCTGGTGTTGGAGGATTCAGTTCTGCAACAATTATGCGAGCCGCATATTTCTTTGCGGTTTTTTTATTTGGCGCATAAGTTACTCCAGATAGTACCTATATGTTTGATGATGCTGTCATGGGAAACAAACCTTGCCAGATGGCAACGGGACCTCGTACTTGCAGGCAGCTGTAAAATTCTCCATTGTGAGATCCCATTTAATATCGATACTCAAAGATCTCAGCTTAACCATGAGTGTATTCAGCACATTGTCATCGTTAAACATCACGCGATTAAACTCGAAATTCTTGCCAAAGGACGTTATTAGCTTCTCCAGCTTTTCATTCTGTAAAGGCGTAGATGCTCCTTCTTCATGTCCCTTTTTGGCATTGGCTGCCAAGGAATCCTGGTTGTCTGTAAAATAGCTCCTGGTAAATCTCATGATGCTGGGCTGTTTTGCTCCTCCAATGGCAGAAACTCTCTTCTTTGTTGGATGAGATGGTGTGTCGAGCCGCTGTGTCGCAATATAAAAGTTTCCATGTTTTCCCGTGGACATTTTTCTTGAATTAAGACAGGTGTCACAGGATTTTGGCGTTCGAACTTTACACAAATTGTGTAAAAACTGCCTAAGAAGACACATTCATATATTCCACTGAAATATCTTTAACTCTGCGATATTATAACGTAACATTGTAACTTAGCAAGCAACTCCCACGGTTTCAATCACTGGGCATCGTACGTTAAAGTCAATTTATGGGCCAGCCACCGTGCCGCCATCTACACGGCCGCCCCAATCCCAGAGCACCAAATCAGTAGAAATTCTCAGGAACAAAAACCATGAGATCCttaaattttaaaatcttgAACTCTACGCTTAATGCGCAGTGTGCGAGGCATTTTTCCGGCCGCGCTCGCATTAGGCCCAGAGGAACGAGCAACTTGACGAGTACGCAACAACAACAACTCGAGGAAAAGATACGCGAACTACAAATGATGCAAATGAGGAACCAACAGCCGGCGGCAAAGCCAGGGTTCTTGCAGGTCATAAAGGAGGGAGTCCTCCACGGTATCGGATGGTCGTTTGCGCAAAGAATGGTAGATTCCATTTTTGGCCCTAGAACAGTACAATTTTTCAATCCCTCGTCTCACGATAACTTTGCGGACAATTCATCAAGTTTGTTTACCACAGCGTAGCTAATGATACTTACAGACAATATGACAAATACAAACGATACCAGCCCATTTCAAGATGACGGCGACCAAGGATGGAGTTGGGGTGCTGACGACTTTTTTGAAGACGAATAAAGTTCAGTTCATTTATTACCAAAGTCATGCAGTGGGACCAAGTCCTTCCTGCGCAAACTGTATATAAGGGATTTCCCGTAAAGCCTATCGACTCGTATATGCAAAATATTGTTTAAAAACTCGAAATCGCACTCTTTCCTGAGACGAATTGTGCAAAGTAAATAAAATACCTTGTATGTGAACATGCAACCACATCGCCAACTCTCTTATCGATAAACTGTTTAAAGTGTTCTTCACTCACCAAACCATATACGGGGTTAATAGTGTTGGAATGCTGATTTATAATGTACGAGTTCATATAGAGAATTATCTGCTTTCTATTCTCCTTGCGATACTTTAGGATGCTGTTGAAAAAGGTGGCATCGTCCAAACAGGTAACAGTATACCCTCGTTCTGACTCTACAATATTGGAAAAGAGTCTGTCTCTGAATGATTTATAATTCATAGCACTCGGTTCCAGCTGAGACTTGGATTTTAAAAGATATGTCCTCGGGTATCTGGTCAACAGCTCCCTGTAAATGCtttcaaattttaaattcagACTGGCTGAATTAACAATACTCACATTGTTATACAGCCAGTTTCCTATTCTGTGCAAAAGCGCTATATTTTCAAGATCGTATTTGTCTAAAATGTGCACAAAACTGTCAATGTCAGACTTGTTCCTACGGAATGATGCAGGATTCAAGTACGCTTTCGGTCCATAGGTTGACAAGTACTTTGCGATTATTTGGCGGTGGTTTTGAGCCTCAATCCTCAAATTGTTCGTGAAGCTGTGCAAAGAATAAAAGTAACCGATATCAAAAACGTTGTAAATCTGAACTCCAAAATAGTTGTACAGGCAAAAGAACAGGTCTATTGCGTCATTGTATACCAACTTTTCGATATTCTTGCCAGAAATTAGCGAAATAAGTCTCTGTGTAATCGCGTCCAGCCTATAAAATGGCACTTTGAGGCTCTTGCCGACTTCCTCTGATAGATTTATCTTCCTTTCAACATAGAATGTAGTCTTTTTAGTGATTAAATAGAATGAAAGTCTGGGTTTTCCGTATTTATTCTCACTTTGAAAGGACTCGTGACCTCCGCATAGGATTCTGTTGCTATTCGACACTCTAATCTTGTATAAACCTATCCTATTCTTATTTTCTCCACTTTTCAAGGTAGAAGATGTCCTTTCAGAGACACAAGACGATCCAGTCGGCAAAGGCTTGCATACACATCTACTCAGGTATTTAAGCAGCTTCAGCAAACTGGAGCCCGAGGAAACCCTCACGACTGATCTCATAACTCAGTACATATTCAAGTGTGTGtataaaaattaaaattgCATGTGCGAGTCGTTGTAGTGGTGTTGTTGTCTGGCATATTGATCCATTAATCTACGCTTTTCGTCAATATACTTTTGGCGCTCAGAGTTCCTATGCCAGTACCCATACTCCTTCCACCATGCAATCAAATCACGAAGAGACTTCTCAGAGTGAGTCCACAATCTAAAACATTTGTGATCAACGTAGATTGGGTCCTGAAGGCTCCTGAAATCTTGCGAAATCATTGAAAACCCTGGAGGAATAACCATGAGGGTAAAACGCAGAGGGTTGTTAACACCATCAGATGATGTCTTTCTCTTGGGGTTTGGTGGTATAATAGCCCATGTGATACTATCTGGCTTCAATGCGCTCTCCTGTATGAGGTCGCGCTCCACCTTGCTATAGTCTGAGGTTTGCCTATATTTTGGATGTGTATAAAATTCCTCAAGGTTTAACTTGAGGGTTTCGCAAAATTGCGCTATAATTTGGTCGAGGTTATTGAATTTCTCCTTTTGTATGTAGAGTTCCTTTCCAAGCTCCCCTGGTATCCTTTGGTTTTTCTCATGAATCACAAATGTTGCAAAGTTAAAGGGGTCTACACATGTCTTTATGACCAAATTTAGGCGATCCCATTCGCTCATTGGACATATGCAACATTCACCAACAGGAATCTCAGCTTGTTTGAGAAATGAAACTGTCTTGTGAAGAGGCCACATGCGATAACAAGGATGTCTTATTGCACGTCTATACTGAATCTTTTTCTTTTCGGCAAATTCGGTAAAGAGCGGTTTTTTAGAATAGTTTACATCGAACTTTACTAGGGGTGATAAATATTCATCAATGTGCTCATCCTCCAAATCAGCCAGGAATCTTGTTAGAATATACTTTCTCTGGTACGCTGTGAGACTAATCTCAATTCTATATGtacttcttccattctctatAATAGGATCATAGTCAAGTTTTACAACACGTGCGCTAAACGTTTCGCCTTTAAGATTGATGTTTCTATTATATTCCCTAGAAGACCTGTGTACATCAGTTTTGAATTGATAATAATCCGAAATGTGAGCGCGAAGCTGATATGGAAGAACCGTTGcttttgcaaatttatcaaacaAGTCGTCAAAACGACACAGCACATGCGATCCTGACCTCAAGGCAGCTCTATCAAGTTGAAGAACCTCATAAAATGTTTCAGAACTTGAAGGCTGCGTAAATGGTAATCTAAAATCATAAAATGGGCTTTGGAGTTCATCCTTGATAAATAAAAGATAAGGAAGCATTCTAGGCATATCTTGTCGCTCGAACAACAAAAGTGAATATGCTTCCAAGTCAAGCTCATCAAGTTTTGTTGGATTAGCCAAAATCTCCTGCACGGCCTCCTCACCGCTCAGTTCATCATCCAGAGATCCATTACATAATTTCTCTGCAATGAAACCACATTCTATAGGATGGATACGAGTGGTGTCAAGGGAATCTGTAGCTTCTGATTGGCTAATTTTGATAAAGGAGGCACAATTTAGGAATACCACACTACCGATAATATCATCCTTTCCTTGTAAATGGCTCAACTTTATTTGACTTCGATTAGAAATTGTTGAAAACTTTAGCATTCTTGTGAGCTCTAAGCTTTTGCGCGGTCCCAAGCCAGCTATAAATTGTAATTGCGATTCAGTATGAGGACATTTTTTCACCCTATTGATATCAACACCCGCGTCACAAACAACAGAAACAATAG
Encoded here:
- a CDS encoding conserved hypothetical protein (encoded by transcript BEWA_053240A), whose translation is MIHSKVILVGSSIYFLLGALLCVVLLVTLMPKVNPNERKDFVSYVLLLVPLGVFFLWLLWFCMYLAQMNPMIHPIREFHAKVKGVPSKEPAL
- a CDS encoding conserved hypothetical protein (encoded by transcript BEWA_053250A) — protein: MSTGKHGNFYIATQRLDTPSHPTKKRVSAIGGAKQPSIMRFTRSYFTDNQDSLAANAKKGHEEGASTPLQNEKLEKLITSFGKNFEFNRVMFNDDNVLNTLMVKLRSLSIDIKWDLTMENFTAACKYEVPLPSGKVLSGVTYAPNKKTAKKYAARIIVAELNPPTPEEISAITKWIVSIHKNLSGLKQIDIKKSYNGSEHVCKLVWEKDGSFYNAQGSGTTEKEAELYASQAMLLETYNLKNLEPNKHEQTPSQMQIDTTNELSKSDVGKINELRYSIGSRLKIDQKEKITVSGKIFDATLTWSWTGDDGKPITKVAYGQGLSKAVARANAGKNMLVEVGIIENVTPKETKVATEIRDMIKRNIKKAVEMASELIENSNSSAWRLFFPPLWEDIMKRQDKTLITPLINALKSGSCNDSELKQIEGVIPTDIWTTMLSKAIMLTDDDFVKHLFDSIKTLKLDPRYFYSLDAREYYQRFSLMITMELNAIVSSTLLMKKNYYQYSNKILNLRKTRIVLPHLAFNGPITPDYFASDPLREGNIVVVIPLDGNIITGKSWEQGFFATVTKAKVENRSIDLKMKFVNKLIYSDGDECFSSENYGVVDITQTISYNRMMGALLSLSHSIIPITSTRAYTYTYEIRDILLHKASYRTFEDTKLYSLPTPLSLTPSQTEACLSAVNNNITLIQGPPGTGKTHVACAIIDSWRRLHPQERILAVSDSNVAADTLIEALSACGIPALRIGSGSEYDLQEEGIKDLSRYQAYLYLKSKHKYKEANSLRTVLFMEAIKNNKIIIATCIGSGSDLLDNLQFSFVIVDECAQSIEPANLVSIGRGCKSLVLIGDHKQLRPTIISNTVARSGLSKSLLERLVDENVVPICLLNSQRRMHPTIAEFSNLHFYNGMLQNEDVDDINRPQIAGFKWPVAGYNLCFVDISTGTPYNNFETPYGTSKYNQVEVNCVISILRSFLAAGDIEERQIGILTPYDAQKNVLQNQVNLIQGINAKAISIDSVDGFQGKEKDLIIFSAVRSNLNKDIGFLRDPRRMNVMLTRARRGLIIIGDLFTLSNDFENWRQFLNWIYSRQLNIHISQLGNHLDPAFSVPVTHSEAHQLQATNYME
- a CDS encoding conserved hypothetical protein (encoded by transcript BEWA_053260A); amino-acid sequence: MRSLNFKILNSTLNAQCARHFSGRARIRPRGTSNLTSTQQQQLEEKIRELQMMQMRNQQPAAKPGFLQVIKEGVLHGIGWSFAQRMVDSIFGPRTVQFFNPSSHDNFADNSSNNMTNTNDTSPFQDDGDQGWSWGADDFFEDE
- a CDS encoding conserved hypothetical protein (encoded by transcript BEWA_053270A), with the protein product MRSVVRVSSGSSLLKLLKYLSRCVCKPLPTGSSCVSERTSSTLKSGENKNRIGLYKIRVSNSNRILCGGHESFQSENKYGKPRLSFYLITKKTTFYVERKINLSEEVGKSLKVPFYRLDAITQRLISLISGKNIEKLVYNDAIDLFFCLYNYFGVQIYNVFDIGYFYSLHSFTNNLRIEAQNHRQIIAKYLSTYGPKAYLNPASFRRNKSDIDSFVHILDKYDLENIALLHRIGNWLYNNVSIVNSASLNLKFESIYRELLTRYPRTYLLKSKSQLEPSAMNYKSFRDRLFSNIVESERGYTVTCLDDATFFNSILKYRKENRKQIILYMNSYIINQHSNTINPVYGLVSEEHFKQFIDKRVGDVVACSHTRYFIYFAQFVSGKSAISSF